The Gossypium hirsutum isolate 1008001.06 chromosome D03, Gossypium_hirsutum_v2.1, whole genome shotgun sequence genomic interval atttataatagcttgcatatcatttattttactttcaagTTCATGATTGACTTTGGAGAGtgaattattttcatattttagtttTGAAATAGTTTTCCTATGTTCAGAAACCATTAATTCAAACTGCAAGCCTAATTCATCATAGGCATCTTGCAACTCATCAAAAGAATAAGAATTTGAAGTACATGAGTTAGAAGTTACCTTAGAATAATTGATAGCCATAAGAAAAAGGTTGGCTACGTCTTTATCATCATCATCGAAGGAATCCTCATCACTCTAAGTAGCAACATTAGCTTTAAGCttttgtgtaacagcccgttttcagtgaaatcagaacagtagtttcgggaccacaaatctgaggttgaaaaattcattttaatattattttgtgatcTACAGTATTATAATgttatagtataaaaattttgttaagaaattttactgtttacatgttcaatttgatgaaaaggactaaattacgtaaagtgcaaaagttgtgttctattagctaaaaggtattaaatagctatagaactttaaagtggaggtcatTATATGCTAAATAGCCCAATAAAGAGATAGTGGAAGATGTTGGCTTGGCAATAGTGTAATTCTTAAGATTagttaaggttaattttgtaaataagtaatatatgataaattaaataaaacaaaacaaagctatcatctttcattttatttttcaacctAAAATTTCAGCAAGAAagagccatggaagcttgaaaatttcagcaaaataaatccTTTTCATGTAAGTAAAaatttgtcccgtttttaattatttttctgttttCAAGATTGTtatagcttaacctagctaacccgggggctaatttgcaaaatggttgaatttctagggttttaccatgaatgcaTTTTAGTTTTTTGTGATGTttaatggaataaaatgaatccttattgttagataaataacttttgttaagtgatttttgataaatttgtcaattaggggttaaattgaaaagtgtGAAATATCatggtataaattgtgaattaatgaAATGTATGGGTTGCTATGAACATATATGATATTCAGAATAGGCTGCTATAAACATATATGATATTCAAAtaggcttgggtagggatgaaattgcatgaatttcattttatgagcctagagactaaattgtaaaaaaattcaaaagtataggggcaaaatgatattttttccaaaacttgatttttggattgaattgaatataatgaggtttaaattagttaaatttgattatatagatcaataaGAGCAACattcagaattagatcggggaaaagataaagtgtTGGAGTAATCGATCGTTTTTCTCTGTAtgagtttgaggtaagttcgtatgtttaaaaaacattaaattatgttttatttaaatgctttattattatattcttgATGATACGACTCCACGTAAAAATATCCAACGAAGTTTTGACGACTttcgagtcccgtttgaaccttaggaatagataggatacaaatgacatgtcattaggggttaccgtgttttaGGTACAGGTCTCGTACATCCTATCAGTGGCTGAGTATTCGGCATGTGTTGTAGTTACTTTAGAACTTGTCTGAGCAGCACCGTGCAGCTACGTCTTGACTGCCAGCTTGTGTAAGTAGACCCAGTTATGGCTCAAGAGAGAGCAttaatatgtgatatgagatCGTAGTGTTTCGACCACGTGTTGGCACATAGTGTGCGTGATACCCGCatatctgatattattccaagtggttcaacgagcaCAGTGTTATTACAAGGATTATACGAGTTTGATACAAACTAGTACAAGTATTTATGTGAAATACGGAAAGTAGTATATATTTGGCATATGAATTCATGACTAACATGGTAgatgattatgtgttaggcttttgggcCAAATTAATTTGTATTGTGGCTAAATTTTACTTATCTAAATTGTGGTTGATTGATAAGTTGTATTTTAAAGtattacaaacttactaagcttaattgcttactctgtgttatttttcgtgttttatagtgtttcgAAAGCTCGTTCGAATTGGAAGTTTTCAGAGATCTCATCACAACTATAAATcaactattttggtacttttggttataaattttggttttaatggcatgtataggtcattttggctaATGGTAGCCTATATATTTTGTCATGTtgttagccatttgatttggcttacattttgggtatattttgttatgtatatatgtgtaaatggcctTATCATATTGGTGTATGTTTATCATGTGAATGTGTTAGTGTGTAAGTTGGTAATTTGGTAACAATTAGTTGAGCTTGATAAGTGGCATACATGACAAGTTCTGGTACAATGATGCATGTAAGTGTTTAACCATTTAGGTATGTTTGGGATACAAAATTGGCATGTTTATAAATGGTCAATTGAGGTGCCTATGGGCATCATGGTTTTTGTCCACATGGATAGAGACACaggagtgtgtctcagccatgtgtccctTATAACCTCGTTAGAAaacaagtcagtagcttcacacggcctagcacatgggcgtgtgacttggccgtgtgacacaagttagtataccctctagttttcacacggtctagcacacggatGTGTGGCTTGGCAGTGTGtcacaagttagtgagttacacaggtatgaacacgggctgggacatggccgtgtgtccctaatttgaatgcccacacggtctgagacacgggtgtgtctcctgaccgtgtgagtcacatggcctaaccacacgtacgtgtgtcccctatacattgaaaaatttccatgtttttctgaaaaattctgaATGCTCGGTTTAGCCCCGAATTATTTTTAATGACtattttgggcttcgagggctcatattagggactatatgaatcaatttgattgatttcttatttgaatgtgatatgaaATGTAATGTCTATTTAGTTGAtctataagttcggtaatgctctgtaaccctgtttctgCGTCAGATacaagttaagggtgttacattttgtttgTTTGATCCCTTCTTCTTCCATTAAGGGAAATCAAACTTGATGTGTCCCATTTTCTTGCACTCATAGCAAATAATGTGATCTTTCTCCTTGGtagattcaagcttcaattcctcCATGTTTTGGAATCTTTTTCCTTTAATAGACTTTATGAACCTCTTGGATCTTCTAGCAAACATCTTCATCTCTTTATCTTTATCCACCTTTTCACTTGATTCACTATCTTCATTTGTGGTGGATTTTAGAGCAATACCAACCTTCTTCTTTATAACGTTTTCTTCTTCAACCCCTTCGTTTAGTCTCATCTCATCTGTAAGCAAAGAACCGATGAGCTCATCCAAAGTCAATGTTTCTAAATTCTTTGCTTCTTCAATTACAATCACCTTGGCTTCCCACGATTTAGGTAAGTTTCGAAGCATCTTCCTTACCACCTATTCATTTGGATAAATCTTTCCGTAAGACTTCAATCCATTTATGATGATTGTGAATCGATCAGATATGTCCTTAATATCCTCTTTGAGCTTCGTCTTGAAAGTTTCGCACTTGAGTTTAAGAATTCAGGCTTTAGACTTCTTCACTTGGATATTCATGGGTGAATTCAAGCTTGTCCCATATCTCTTTGGCATTTGAGTAAGACGAAACTCTACTATACTCATCTAGACTAAGTGCACAAATTAGAATGTGCATTGCCTTTGGCATTGAATTGAATGCTTCTCCTATCTTCCTCATTTCATTCATTCTTGCTTTTTGAAACTAAAAACCCtttttatttgaatgaaattgaaggACCATCCATAATAATATCTTATACGGCAAGATTATTTGCTTGGATGAACAACATCATATTTATTTTCCAATAGGAATAGTTAACACCATTGAAATAAGGAGGTTTGGAGATAGATTGAGAATCACCAAAGAAAATTGACCCAGAAGTAAATGTCATTGTTGTAGAATGAGTTAATGATCATTTTAGCTTCTCTGAAGATCTTCTCTTGGTTGTTAAACAGTCTTTAGAgactagctctgatactaatttttAGCTCGATAATtcaactcaaaatcaccaaaagggAAGGAAAATTGACCTTTAAGAAAAATGGTGGAagaaatgaaagaataagaaATAATGAACACAAGAATTTAGAGTGGTTTAGCCCCAActacctactccactaccttagctttccacaattaaggattttcccaaatttaataatttgataacATTTGAGGataatgtttaaccttacaatctaCTTTAAGATTTCTACCTAAAATTTTAAGATCgcaactcccttaaggtttctacccaaaccttaagattGCAACTCCCTTATGGTTTCTACCTAAACCTTAAGATACAACCCTCTCAAAGAGATATAAAGaagtaaacaaagaaataatccttaaAAGGTCAAAATGTTTGCCAATAAAACTCAAATAAACAAGAATACAATTGAGCTAAAGAATAACAATAAAAGCTcacaagtgtgtacaagaaaGGTATGAAAGAATTAAGTAATAAGGTtttttgattgatctttaatCTTGATGATCTCTTTTATTGTTGTAGGATCTTTGGAAGCTGATATTTATACCCCCTAATTGATTTCTAACCGTTGTGGTTGTTGGAGATATGAATAGAGTCGTTGGGGATGTGAAAACTAGTGCATTTAATTCACCTGCAACAACAAGTATCAGTACCAGCTAAAaatgtattgataattttttcaCTTAATGCAAAGTTCAGTGACCGTTGAAGCTAAAGATATCGATACCAATGAACTTTTATCGATACAATAtgaaaagtatcgatactagaTCGATACTTAGCTAAATTGGTTGAAAacagaatgtcaatttggtatcgattttagaatgggtatcgatatttttaaaaCTATCGATACTGATACTTTTTGGCCTAGAGCAATATTGACttgttttaaaacaattttaactTCATTGAAAATGTTTAACTCATCTGAAactattttaacttgattttatcattttGCCAATTTTGTTtaactttaacttttattcaaaaacactttaatttgttatatcaaaatatattatcaaataaagctagTTTAACATGTGAAAGCCTTTTATTTCTATTAACTTCGCCTCGTGGGACACTAAGGTTGTGCAATGCGGCAAAATCGGGTAATTTCCCTAGAAAAAGGtttaaaaagcataaaaatttataaaaattttaaaagaattctaaaattataaaagaattagagcttttaatttttttttaaaatataatatttaaaatttataaaattataatttttttacaaatttataaaattattaaaaaaataatagaaaattatgaaaattttagaattttcaaaaattataaaaaaatatataaaaaaacaacaaaaaattatttaaaaattatgaaaatataacaaattattttttatggagcCATCTTTGAGATTGATTAACTTGTCAATATCATCAATATAAACACCAACTCCACATGGGAACATGGTGTTGTCATTAAGGAGCCTGAACCTCTCCTCTTTGACCTTAACTCAATTCTGGTTCTTTTTCTCGATGGTCAACTCTTTATGTCACAAATTAGTGAACCATGTTGattctttttcataattttataaaatttttaataattttctatttttaatattatttgcaatttttatatttttttcaattttatattattttaaataagttttaatatatttttatatttttttctttttataatttttttgaaaattctaattcttttacaatttttataattttttgaaaattctaattttttaaataattttctattatttttagataaatttccatatatttttaaatttttataattttaaaaattctatttttttgaaattctaattattttataagtttaaattttttattatttttaaatattttaaatgaaaattaccAGATTTCATCATGTGGCACAACCTTAACGTGCCACATAGTGAAATTAACGGACTTAAtggatttatattaaaattattttttaataacttaattGATTAGTTAAATTCGATCAAGGGCTCAATTGAGTGTTATTTTCAATTAAGGTCttaatttactattaaattattttacataggcttttatatatatatatattaagttttaaaACAACCCTATTACGAATTCACTAAATGTTCAAATTAGAGCTTAGATTACTCACATAATTGTCAAATCTTTCAAAAATAATGTAAGGGCTTAAACTTTAAAAAAGGCATTTTAATCTACTTTGtaataaaaattatgtatttaaaataaaacatgaaaattgaattaaataatatttaaaaaataaaagtataatttaaaatctataagatatttgaatttaaacttttttttgaaaggtttatttaacaaattttagCCTAATTTGAGCATTTTGTGTGTTTTATAGGAAGATTTTGAAAGCGACCTAAAATGTTACACCCAATTTCAACTCCTCAAACTTTATTTACCTCTTTATTTATTTCACCACGTATCATTTAATCCCTCTAAAATCGACAATTTGATTGTTTTTTCCCTTTAGCTGATTCCATCAAAAAGCTTTCGCCCTTTCTgcaactctctctctctctcaaaagCTGCCCCATTCCCCCTCCCCACACTATTTTAAGTTCATAAGTGCTCAACAAAAAACAAAGTCAGGTTTTGATTCTCTCTCttttcaaagaaaacaaagaaaattttgagTCCTGCATAATCAAGAAGTTCTCCCGAAACCCATGCTTCCAAGGGTTAGTGGCCGATAAAGACTCAGCTTCATGGAACCGAACCAGCTACAACAGcagcaataataataacaacaataacagTGGTGTTATAATGGAGAACAAAGAAGATATGGGTACTTTTTCAACATTCAAATCCATGTTAGATGATGAATGGTACGTAGGAAACAACAGCATTTCAAGCCATCAAGATATTAGAGACCTTTCCTTTACTTCAAATCTTGGTGACCATCATCAAGAtaatcttttgctccatcatcaTTCTCTTCCTTCAGTGGATTCTTCATCTTCATGTTCACCATCTTCCTCCGTTTTCAACCATCTTGACCCATCTCAGGTACAGTACTTTTGCCAACCAAAACCAAACTTATCTTCAATCCTTAATTTTGTTTCTAATAGCCCTTTAGACCATGGTTTTGATTTGAGTGAAATTGGGTTCCTTGACAACCAAGCAACAAATGGTACTACTTTGTTGAACAGGGGAAATGCTGGGGTTTTGGGTAGTTTAACTGATCTAGGTCATGATAATCATTTAGACCCTGCTAATTTGTGTCCTGAGGCTCAGTTTTCGAGTTCTCGGATAGTTCAGCTACCAGAAAATGGTACCGGGTTTGCTGGTTTTGAAGGGTTTGATGAGAATCCTGGAAATGCTCTGTTTTTAAAGAGATCTAAGTTGTTAAGGCCACTAGAAAGTTGTCCTTCCGTTGGTGCACAACCTACTTTATTCCAAAAAAGAGCAGCTATGAGGAAGAATTCAGCTGATAGTGGACCAAATTTCGGGGTGTTAGATGGAGGAAAGGTTAGTGTTCAAAGTGGTACTGAGGGAGATAAAGGGAAGAAAGAAATGGGTAAAGAAGAGACTGAGAAGAGGAAAATTAACAACAGAGATGATGTAGAAGATGTGAGCATTGATGGGTCAGCTCTGAACTATGATTCAGATGAGTTTACTGAGAATACCAAGGTGGAGGAAACTCTTAAAAATGGGGGAAATACCATAAATGCAAACACTAGTGCTACTGGAGGAGACCAAAACCAAAAGGGTAAAAGGAAAGGGCTTCCTGCTAAGAATTTGATGGCTGAGAGGCGCCGTCGAAAGAAACTCAATGATAGGCTTTACATGTTGCGCTCTGTTGTTCCAAAGATTAGCAAAGTAAGAATTTTCTTTCAGACTTTCTTTTTATCTTGTGAATTCAAGTATGAACTATTGTGTTCATTTTGATCCTCagaaaaccatcaaattttcctaCTTTTTCTTATTTTGGTGTGTGTGTTTTTGTTTTCTGGGTGGCATTTTTGGATTATATGTGAGTCACTGGCAATCTTTTGTTTTTATGTCTTCTGAAAATGCTGTGAGAAAGTTAGCATTAATTTCTCTCACATGGAGTCTGGTTGTGTGTTTCAAATTTCACCATAATTCTTTGGACCACATTTCAGTAACTTCTTTCAACTCATCCATAAGTAAAGTTCAATACTTGCAATCTTTTCTTATCATgtctttatacttttatatttgaGCACCGTAAATAGTTACATTGTTGGTATTTTAGCAACGAtataaaacacataaaatatgaaagaaagaTATATTGGAAGCACACAATAATCTGTTGTATTGTTCAGATTATatgggcaaaaaaaaaaaaacagaaacctGTTAAACTTACTCCTAAAATCATGCCACAAACACTTAACTTACTCCTAACATCATgtgacaaaaaattaaaaattaaaaattaaaaatccctAAAGACTTGGTCTACAGACCTATTATTAAGCAAGTCTAAGGCACATTCTCCACATACATCCTATGTGCTCTGTGTTTATATTTTTCTTCAAGTATCTATGTTTAGCTCGCCCACGAAGCCGACTCTCTAAATTCATGgaaacaactttaaaaaatttgaatgtACCCCATACCCATGGGTTTGTCAAATGAAGAGTAGTTAAACTTCTAATCTAACTAACCTCGAAGAAGGAGCATGTTGCTTTACTTGCAAAAGAAGGGTTTTGGGAAGTTCGTATTTTCTTAGTTTTGCTTCTTAGAAATAGTATGATTTACCTTCTCCTTTTACTTATAGATGGATAGAGCTTCAATTCTCGGGGATGCTATCGAGTACCTGAAGGAACTTCTACAGAGAATCAATGACCTCCACAATGAATTGGAGTCAACCCTTCCAAGCTCCTCACTGACACCTACAACCAGCAGTTTCCATCCATTGACACCCACTCCAGCTACCTTTCCTAGCCGTATCAAGGATGAACTTGGCCCCAGTTCATCACCAGGTCTGAATGGACAGCCAGCAAGAGTAAGCTTCATATCTATATCATGAAAAGATACTTTCAccttttacttttctttgtttCTGCAATTATATCTAGTTAGGTCTTTCTGAGTTTTAGCAAATATCAGTTTTTAACTGATCATATATATGTTGTACATGGGTacttgaagaaaaatgaagagtcagaGAGTAACATAGAAATGGTTTGCATGTAGCGTCATTAGATATGAGTCACATTGTAAATTTAGCCAAATTGTATGCTAActgatttagccaaatgtgtgtgtgtgtgactGTATTTATATAGGTTGAAGTAAGGCTGAGAGAAGGAAAAGCTGTAAACATCCACATGTTCTGTGGGCGGAGACCAGGTCTTTTGCTCTCCATAATCAGGGCCTTGGACAACCTTGGACTTGACGCCCAGCAAGCAGTCATTAGCTGTTTCAACGGTTTTTCCATGGATATCTTTCGAGCTGAGGTACATTTTCTGACTCCTTGTAAGCTTCCCATTTTGCTTTTCAAAAGTTGATGACAGCAATAACGGTGGTGACCATGAAAACTTTAACATGATCATGACATGAAAG includes:
- the LOC107949636 gene encoding transcription factor ICE1; protein product: MENKEDMGTFSTFKSMLDDEWYVGNNSISSHQDIRDLSFTSNLGDHHQDNLLLHHHSLPSVDSSSSCSPSSSVFNHLDPSQVQYFCQPKPNLSSILNFVSNSPLDHGFDLSEIGFLDNQATNGTTLLNRGNAGVLGSLTDLGHDNHLDPANLCPEAQFSSSRIVQLPENGTGFAGFEGFDENPGNALFLKRSKLLRPLESCPSVGAQPTLFQKRAAMRKNSADSGPNFGVLDGGKVSVQSGTEGDKGKKEMGKEETEKRKINNRDDVEDVSIDGSALNYDSDEFTENTKVEETLKNGGNTINANTSATGGDQNQKGKRKGLPAKNLMAERRRRKKLNDRLYMLRSVVPKISKMDRASILGDAIEYLKELLQRINDLHNELESTLPSSSLTPTTSSFHPLTPTPATFPSRIKDELGPSSSPGLNGQPARVEVRLREGKAVNIHMFCGRRPGLLLSIIRALDNLGLDAQQAVISCFNGFSMDIFRAEQCKEGQDINPENIKAVLLDSTGFPNMI